A window from Nitrospira sp. ND1 encodes these proteins:
- the asnB gene encoding asparagine synthase (glutamine-hydrolyzing), with protein MCGICGVVRPAVDHALSETIDRMARALHHRGPDGSGKWVDSTGTVGLGHARLAVIDPAGGQQPMGSADERYVMVYNGEIYNFHSLREELEQVGKRFRTQSDTEVLLEAYGYWGATCLSKFHGMFALAVYDTMENELFLARDRTGIKPLYYATLDGAFCFASEIKALQELSARSLTLNYASLVDFLLLSYTVPPRTFFSEIHEVEPGSWLRVTRRGIERGTYWTWKREPADWSEPVSLEAGRRAILESLSEQLVADVPIGAFLSGGIDSSLLLAMLVNDLGRKVPSFTVAFGETSYDESPYAAMVARHLRTDHHEIRVPVGQGSLALIDEVLSQFDQPFGDSSAVPSYLMCRAVRPFVKVVIGGDGGDEMFGGYPRYGYADFARTLGRAPTWTLRAMLLLSHAVSRVSPSERVRQVQRLLRAADASGNERLLALSCYLFPEELQGMLTPSARQKTADYVPMLMGAGDRSRGIGGADFIDATMNTALPGDYLRKVDMMSSAHGLEVRIPFLGESVLACSARIPERWKYSVGENKRLLRKLAERYLPPAICRRPKAGFGFPFDAWLGDQGRRELHHQLCSPTARVRDIVSAGYLERLLRCFVEQRWDDLRISRYNLYQRVYCLWALERWLQRWSPNL; from the coding sequence ATGTGTGGAATCTGTGGTGTTGTCAGGCCAGCAGTCGATCACGCCCTTTCGGAAACGATCGACCGAATGGCTCGCGCCCTGCACCACCGGGGGCCGGATGGGTCAGGAAAGTGGGTTGATTCAACGGGAACAGTTGGGCTGGGACATGCGCGCCTGGCAGTGATCGATCCGGCCGGAGGACAGCAACCCATGGGTTCGGCCGACGAGCGCTACGTCATGGTCTATAACGGTGAAATTTATAATTTCCACAGTCTCCGGGAGGAGCTTGAACAGGTTGGAAAAAGGTTTCGCACGCAGTCCGATACGGAAGTGCTCCTCGAAGCGTACGGCTATTGGGGGGCCACCTGCCTGTCGAAGTTCCACGGCATGTTTGCGCTGGCGGTGTATGACACGATGGAGAACGAGCTGTTTCTTGCAAGAGACCGAACCGGAATCAAGCCCTTGTACTATGCCACGCTCGACGGGGCATTCTGCTTTGCATCGGAGATCAAAGCGCTCCAAGAGCTGAGCGCTCGGTCGCTTACGTTGAATTATGCCTCCCTCGTCGATTTTCTCCTGCTCAGCTATACCGTTCCGCCGCGCACGTTCTTCTCGGAAATCCATGAAGTCGAGCCCGGGTCGTGGTTGCGTGTCACGAGGCGGGGGATTGAGCGTGGGACATACTGGACGTGGAAGCGGGAGCCGGCCGATTGGAGCGAACCGGTTTCTCTTGAAGCCGGCCGCCGCGCCATTTTGGAAAGCCTGAGCGAACAGCTCGTCGCAGACGTGCCGATCGGGGCGTTTTTAAGCGGAGGAATTGATTCGTCCCTTCTGCTCGCGATGCTCGTCAACGATCTCGGGCGAAAGGTTCCATCGTTCACGGTTGCGTTCGGTGAGACCTCCTATGACGAATCCCCCTATGCGGCCATGGTGGCTCGACATTTGCGAACAGATCATCATGAGATCCGTGTGCCGGTCGGACAGGGAAGTCTTGCGTTGATCGACGAGGTGCTTTCGCAATTCGATCAACCATTCGGGGACTCATCCGCCGTTCCCTCCTACTTGATGTGTCGAGCCGTCAGACCGTTTGTCAAAGTGGTGATAGGAGGAGACGGTGGTGATGAGATGTTCGGGGGGTATCCCCGCTATGGTTACGCGGATTTCGCCAGGACATTGGGCCGGGCGCCGACCTGGACTCTGCGGGCAATGCTCCTCTTATCTCACGCGGTTTCGCGGGTCTCGCCCTCTGAGCGGGTGCGACAAGTTCAGAGATTGTTACGGGCTGCGGATGCGTCCGGCAATGAGCGACTTCTGGCCTTGTCCTGTTATCTGTTCCCCGAAGAATTACAGGGCATGCTGACTCCTTCCGCAAGGCAGAAGACCGCTGATTATGTTCCTATGCTCATGGGAGCCGGCGACCGCTCAAGGGGAATCGGTGGCGCGGATTTCATCGATGCCACGATGAACACGGCCTTGCCAGGCGACTATTTGAGAAAAGTCGACATGATGAGCAGTGCCCATGGCCTGGAAGTTCGCATTCCATTCCTTGGAGAATCGGTGTTGGCCTGTTCGGCTCGGATCCCGGAGCGCTGGAAGTATTCGGTCGGGGAGAACAAGCGACTCCTCCGGAAACTTGCCGAACGCTATTTGCCGCCGGCGATCTGTCGCAGGCCCAAAGCGGGGTTCGGCTTTCCGTTCGATGCCTGGCTGGGGGACCAGGGCCGTCGCGAGCTCCATCATCAACTGTGTTCACCGACGGCACGCGTCAGAGATATTGTGTCTGCCGGTTACCTAGAGCGATTGCTCCGGTGCTTTGTCGAGCAACGGTGGGACGACCTTCGGATCAGCAGATACAACTTGTATCAACGGGTCTATTGCCTCTGGGCCCTGGAGCGATGGCTGCAACGGTGGAGCCCGAATCTGTGA